The Terriglobia bacterium DNA window CCCTGAGGGTGCCTGCTCAACTAGTTCAGCAGTTCAAGAGGTTCAGTCGCGTACTCATGGCCTCGTCGCGCGGGTGCGCGTATTCGCCCGTCGTCAGCAGGATCTTCGCGTTCACCGCTGACCCTCCCGCTGTGCAGCCGAGGCTTTCCTCCAGTAATGCGACACCTTCAGCAGGCGACCTCGCCAGAACCCGAAGAGCCCAACGCAGGTTGGAATGGCGAATCCCAATGCCAGAACCTGGGTGGACCAAACGAGGATCAAGCGGGTTGCATCCGGGCACGACGTGTTGACTACAACCGAGTACGAAAGGTAGGCGGCCACTGCGGCGTGCAAGGACAGGTAAAGGGGATACGAGACCGCGGCGAGGGAGTACGCCAGGCGCTTGGGCTTGGCGGTGTCAGAGAGGTAGACCGCCATATCGATGACGTTCGGGTGATGATCGTACGCCTCGATCGAGGAATCTCCGTCATCGGGGCCGATCCGCGAGAGGGCGGTCTTAGCAGCGGCCAGAGTGCCCAGCGTTGCGCGGAGAAGAACCACGAGGATCAACGGTCCGAACATTCGCACGACGCCGGAACTGATCGGTAGTTGAAGAAAGGGAATCGTGACCACGTCCGGATCGTGTGCAAACCGGGAACGTCCGAGAGCGATAGGCCACTGACTGGCCAGGGCTTGTGCGTCCAAGGCGAGGAAGAAGACGCTCAGGGCCAGGAGAATCCATAGGTAGCGCGCCTGGGTCCGGCCGAGGGCGGCATACCGTGCATCCCAAGGAGGATGACCGTCCGTTGCCAATTGTTGCTCCCGACAATATTTCGTAGCGCTTCAGTCTACACCCAGCCTACGGAAATTCCTCCGGCGCGCGTCGTCGGCCGGCACTCGGTCGCGGATGTTGCCGGCCGTGACCCGCAGGATCGCCCGCTGCTCGGTGGCAGTGAGGGTAGGCGGGGCGAGGTGGGGCATACGCAGACTCCTTCTCGCGCGGTTCGCGGTATGATCGCTTCCGTATGATGGCGCCGGCGACGAAACGAAGCCTCTGCCTCGTGCCGCCGCTGTTCTTCTTGGCCGCCATCATTGCGATGGTGGTGCTTTACTGGCTCCTGCCCGTCGGCCAATTCCTGTCTGGCTCTTGGCGTCTCGCCGGAGCGCTGCCAGCGATGCTGGGGCTGGTCGTGGCGATCGTCGCGGCTCAGCAGTTCAAGCGGGCCCACACGACGGTCAAGCCGCTCGGGGAATCGTCGGCGCTCGTAGCGACCGGGATGTTTCGGCTCAGCCGCAATCCGATGTACCTCGGATTGGACCTCGTGCTGCTGGGGCTGGGCCTCGGCCTTGGGAGCGTCGTTCCATTCGTCGTGGTGCCGGCATTCCACTGGCTGGTGACGGTGTTGATCATCGTGCCGGAGGAGAAGGCACTTGCCGGACGCTTCGGCGACGCCTACGAGGCGTACCGAAGAAGGGTCCGGCGGTGGCTTTAGGCGCATCGGGCAGCCCCGTCCTCAGGTGCCTACTCGGGCGGCGGATGCGCTCCACAAAGCCAACTGCGCCTGCCACTCCGGCCTCGCCACGATCGCCCTTAGCGTCCAATCGGTGACCGGGCTCGGCCCCGTCATGATTGGTGGCCACGGCAGGATTGCTTCCAGCTCGGCGGCGGTCAGGGTATGAGGGGCGAGGTGGGGCATGGGGGACCTCCACGGACAGGGTCCCTCGGTGGGGGAGGAAGTCAAGGCCAGGATTGGCGGACTTGGCTCTACCCGGGACGGGCGAAGCGTGGGGCGGGGAACGCGAACGGATGGAACGCCAGCGTCCCATGATGCTGTGACAGCCCCCGAGGAGTTGGACCATCCGGGGCGAGACAAGGCCGCTTTGCAGAAGCCCAATGGTCACCTCGGGGACCCCTCGTGTCGCTGTCGATCGGATTCTCCCGCACGCCTGCAGACTTTGTTGCTCGGGCAAGTATTGACTTCATGCTCGGGCAAGAATATCGTAGTCGCAGGGAGGAAACCCTATGACCGATAACACGCACTCGCCCGTGCATGAGCAGGCCAAGGAACTGTCGAAGCTCGGCGCTTCCAAGGGTGGCCGCGCCAGAGCAAACGTTCTGACCCCGCAGGAGCGGAAGGAGATAGCGGGCGCCGCGGTGGCCGCGAGGTGGAAGAAGGCCAAGGGGGAGGCGTACGAGCCACCCAAGACGAGCGCGGCCGAGACTTCTCCAGGATTAACGCCTGCCACGGGCCGGTCGGATCTTCCGCACTCGATGTTCCGCGGAAAACTTACGCTCGGAAATAACGAGGTCGAAGTTCACGTGCTCCATGATCTCCGCCGGGTTTTCACGCAGCGGGAGTTTGTTCGAGTACTTACCGGGGGGACCGATACTAGCAATTTGGGGAGGTATCTCGAGCGCAACCCTTTAGTTGCCAAAGAGTTACCCGGGGGACCAGAAGCGATACCTTTCAGGGTTCCAGGCGTCCCCCAGACAGCCCACGGTTATGAGGCGACAACACTAGTCGAGATCTGTTCGCTCTACTCCGAGGCCCGGGAAGCGGGGCTTCTGAAAGGCGGGCAACTTCGGCTCGCGAGGCAGGCCGAGATCATCTTGAGGGCCTGCGCGAAGGTCGGGATCATCGCCCTAATCGACGAGGCCACCGGCTACGAAAAGGTGCGCTCGCAACGCGCGCTGCAAGTCAAACTCCAGGCGTTCATCGCCGATGAGCTACAGGAATGGGCCCGAATGTTCCCCGAGGAATTCTGGCTGGAACTAGCTCGGATGGAGGGGGTTCACTACTCTCCGCGTTCCAGACCCCTCCGCTGGGGCAAGTACGTGATGGCGTTCGTCTACGATGCCATCGACAGGGATGTCGGGAAAAAACTGCGCGAGATGAACCCCAATCCGCACTATAAGATGAACCACCATCAGCTCTTGCGCGATTTCGGAAAAGAGCAAGTAAACAACCAGCTGCAGCGGGTGATAGCCGTGATGAAGCTCTGCGGCAACATGGAACAATTCAAGCAGAAATTCGCGAGGGTGTTTCGGAAGTCGGGCTACCAACTGTCGTTCGATGACATCGATTGGACTCTTCCGTCATAGGATCCCGGTCGTTGCTCTTGGAGTCGAGCGTTGCTCGCCAAAACGATAGAAACCGAGCGCGAATAGCTAAGTGCGTCTGAACCCACGGTGGAATCAACGTCGCCCGTGAGCGACGCAGAGCCGGCACATGCAGGGTCGCTTCCCGGTGTAGTGCCGAAGTCCCACGTTGACGCCGTTCTGTTGCTCGACCCGCGACTCAACGACGTCCCAAAGGAGCGTCTCGTTATTTT harbors:
- a CDS encoding P63C domain-containing protein — translated: MTDNTHSPVHEQAKELSKLGASKGGRARANVLTPQERKEIAGAAVAARWKKAKGEAYEPPKTSAAETSPGLTPATGRSDLPHSMFRGKLTLGNNEVEVHVLHDLRRVFTQREFVRVLTGGTDTSNLGRYLERNPLVAKELPGGPEAIPFRVPGVPQTAHGYEATTLVEICSLYSEAREAGLLKGGQLRLARQAEIILRACAKVGIIALIDEATGYEKVRSQRALQVKLQAFIADELQEWARMFPEEFWLELARMEGVHYSPRSRPLRWGKYVMAFVYDAIDRDVGKKLREMNPNPHYKMNHHQLLRDFGKEQVNNQLQRVIAVMKLCGNMEQFKQKFARVFRKSGYQLSFDDIDWTLPS